In Desulfobotulus pelophilus, a single window of DNA contains:
- a CDS encoding PAS domain S-box protein, whose amino-acid sequence MPFYIKINIVWFFIVLFWIPGLSHGGRESAREPLVVSLDQAWPPFSFVDEGGRPKGMLIELWQDMGRLMGRHVVFVLSDWAESMAAVREGRAHVHGGLIPSPERREFFDFSADFMPVHAYAFAASGIIPFKLELPEQGEVGITLGSYELEFMQSEYPHMKLRSFPNNEAMVMAALRGEVELFVADYPTGMYLLDRYGQPGQFYAVQFLYTRHLAAGMPTGHSELQGAIDGALATFSDDELRRISQRWLRSERVEVLPDWLLPLLGGLLFFLCVAGGSSYVLALGLQRRKLLRDVSVRTEALRESEARFRTLADSAASGIYVLQDRYFVLVNAAMGHILGYTEAELLSLDVSVFVHPDHREMVMQRAMDRQEGREAPRRYEMKMLRKDGEIRWVELSAGRTFYGGRASSTGTLFDVTERKELEEKLREREETFRMLVENANDIIFSLNTSGILSYVSPNWTEILGHDVGEVMGRSFTRFIHPDDLPVCHEFLKLIYDTGQKQGGITYRVRHKNGGWRWHTSNASPCMDREGKIAGVQGIARDITEVRSAAQSREASLSMLNKLAANIPGTIYQFRIRPDGSYHFPFISERVGEVFGLQPDDVMEDALPVFDAMHPDDLGYVLESILDSAACLSPWKAEFRAHKGDGHFRWFSGQSLPELQEDGGILWYGYFADIQEWKDAEERITRMALYDSLTGLPNRALFEDRVNQALIQGERENAAFALLFVDLDRFKPINDTLGHRVGDLLLQQLAGRMEKMIRASDTAARIGGDEFVILLRRIVLGKDAIRIAETMCREIRKAFFIEGHELHVSASIGIALYPDHGEDLITLCKRADQAMYGAKAGGRDRVFLYEGEQHCAESYETN is encoded by the coding sequence ATGCCTTTTTATATAAAAATAAACATTGTTTGGTTCTTCATAGTGCTGTTCTGGATTCCTGGTCTGTCCCATGGCGGCAGGGAATCGGCCAGGGAGCCCCTTGTGGTTTCTTTGGATCAGGCCTGGCCTCCCTTTTCATTTGTGGATGAAGGGGGCAGGCCAAAGGGAATGCTCATTGAGCTGTGGCAGGACATGGGCCGTCTTATGGGGCGGCATGTGGTTTTTGTGCTTTCTGACTGGGCGGAGAGCATGGCTGCGGTTCGGGAAGGCAGGGCCCATGTACATGGTGGTCTGATTCCCTCACCGGAAAGAAGAGAGTTCTTTGATTTTTCAGCGGATTTCATGCCTGTGCATGCCTATGCCTTTGCTGCTTCCGGTATCATCCCTTTTAAGCTGGAGCTTCCTGAACAGGGCGAAGTGGGCATTACCCTGGGAAGCTATGAGCTGGAATTCATGCAGAGTGAATATCCCCACATGAAGCTGCGCTCCTTTCCGAATAATGAAGCCATGGTGATGGCTGCCCTGCGGGGTGAGGTGGAGCTTTTTGTGGCGGATTATCCAACGGGTATGTATCTGCTGGACCGTTATGGGCAGCCGGGGCAGTTTTATGCCGTACAATTTCTTTATACTCGGCATCTGGCAGCGGGAATGCCCACAGGTCACAGTGAGCTGCAGGGTGCCATTGATGGGGCATTGGCCACCTTTAGTGATGATGAACTCCGGCGGATCAGCCAGCGCTGGCTGCGCAGTGAAAGGGTGGAGGTGCTGCCGGACTGGCTGCTGCCCCTGCTGGGAGGTCTGTTGTTTTTTCTCTGCGTAGCCGGAGGAAGCAGCTATGTGCTGGCTCTGGGTCTACAGCGGCGGAAGCTTCTCAGGGATGTGTCCGTTCGCACGGAGGCTCTGAGGGAAAGTGAGGCACGTTTCCGGACCCTTGCGGACAGTGCGGCTTCCGGGATTTATGTGTTGCAGGACAGGTATTTTGTTCTTGTGAATGCGGCCATGGGACACATACTGGGGTACACGGAGGCGGAACTTCTTTCTCTGGATGTTTCCGTGTTTGTGCATCCGGATCACAGGGAGATGGTCATGCAGCGGGCCATGGACCGGCAGGAAGGAAGAGAGGCTCCCCGGCGCTATGAAATGAAAATGCTGCGCAAGGACGGGGAAATTCGCTGGGTTGAGCTCAGTGCCGGCAGAACGTTTTATGGTGGCAGAGCCTCCAGTACGGGAACCCTCTTTGACGTGACGGAGCGCAAGGAGCTGGAAGAAAAATTGAGGGAAAGGGAGGAAACCTTCCGGATGCTGGTGGAAAATGCCAATGATATTATTTTCAGCCTGAATACCAGCGGGATTCTTTCCTATGTTTCTCCCAACTGGACGGAAATACTGGGGCATGATGTAGGGGAGGTGATGGGACGGAGTTTTACCCGTTTTATTCACCCGGACGATCTTCCTGTCTGCCATGAGTTCCTGAAACTGATTTATGATACCGGCCAGAAACAGGGAGGGATCACGTACCGGGTACGGCACAAAAATGGTGGATGGCGCTGGCATACATCCAATGCCTCTCCCTGTATGGACCGTGAGGGAAAGATTGCGGGGGTTCAGGGAATTGCCAGAGACATCACGGAAGTACGGTCGGCGGCCCAGTCCAGAGAGGCATCTCTGTCCATGCTGAATAAGCTTGCCGCCAATATTCCCGGTACCATCTATCAGTTCCGCATACGTCCCGACGGCAGCTACCATTTTCCTTTTATCAGTGAACGGGTGGGGGAGGTTTTCGGGCTTCAGCCCGACGATGTCATGGAAGATGCCCTGCCTGTTTTTGATGCCATGCATCCGGATGATCTGGGTTATGTTTTGGAAAGCATACTGGATTCGGCGGCTTGTCTCAGTCCCTGGAAGGCGGAATTCCGTGCCCATAAGGGCGACGGTCATTTTCGGTGGTTTTCCGGGCAGTCTCTGCCGGAGCTGCAGGAGGATGGCGGCATTCTGTGGTACGGGTATTTTGCCGATATTCAGGAATGGAAGGATGCGGAGGAGCGCATTACCCGTATGGCACTGTACGACAGTCTCACGGGACTTCCCAACCGCGCGCTCTTTGAGGATCGCGTGAATCAGGCCCTGATTCAGGGAGAAAGGGAGAATGCTGCCTTTGCCCTTCTTTTTGTGGATCTGGACAGGTTTAAACCCATCAACGATACGCTGGGACACCGGGTGGGAGACCTGCTGTTGCAGCAGCTTGCAGGCCGCATGGAAAAAATGATTCGAGCATCGGACACGGCGGCCCGCATCGGAGGAGATGAGTTTGTGATTCTTCTGCGCAGGATTGTATTAGGAAAGGATGCCATCCGCATAGCCGAAACTATGTGCCGGGAAATCCGAAAAGCTTTTTTCATTGAGGGTCATGAGCTGCATGTTTCTGCCAGTATCGGCATTGCCCTCTATCCGGATCATGGGGAAGATCTCATTACGCTGTGTAAACGTGCGGATCAGGCCATGTATGGTGCCAAAGCAGGGGGGCGGGATCGGGTTTTTCTGTATGAAGGTGAACAGCACTGTGCGGAATCCTATGAAACGAACTGA
- a CDS encoding NIL domain-containing protein: MQSKILILRFPAESSQKPLVCNLARNFELTFNILHAQILPRREGLMVLELSGNRESFRQGLAYLEGEGIDVQNAGQEITRDESRCTHCGACTAVCPTGALHVLRPTMEVAFDQEKCSICEICILTCPTRAMCIKATKTEKFFE; this comes from the coding sequence TTGCAATCCAAAATTCTGATTTTACGTTTCCCTGCCGAATCCAGCCAGAAGCCTCTGGTATGCAATCTTGCCCGTAACTTTGAACTGACTTTCAACATTCTCCACGCCCAGATTCTTCCCCGCAGGGAGGGACTGATGGTTCTGGAGCTTTCCGGTAACAGGGAAAGCTTCCGCCAGGGACTGGCTTACCTTGAGGGAGAAGGAATTGATGTTCAAAATGCCGGTCAGGAAATCACACGGGATGAATCCCGCTGTACCCATTGCGGGGCCTGTACGGCCGTCTGCCCCACCGGCGCTCTCCATGTTCTGAGACCCACCATGGAAGTTGCCTTTGATCAGGAAAAATGCAGTATCTGTGAAATCTGTATTCTCACTTGCCCCACCCGGGCCATGTGCATCAAGGCCACGAAAACGGAAAAGTTTTTTGAATGA
- the mtaB gene encoding tRNA (N(6)-L-threonylcarbamoyladenosine(37)-C(2))-methylthiotransferase MtaB: MKGEGKPSFCNPMPLFFITTLGCKVNQQESDAIAACLESAGWQKTSKIREASILILNTCTVTGKAAAHCRQQIRKMVQHNPTALFMVTGCCAQTEGEALAAMEGVDHVIPHKDKHRIPELLYAYREGQPLAYPSCHDETACEETLFMDIPAPARDMGRTRAFLKIQDGCNAFCTYCIVPYARGRSRSLSPDRVVQKIRDLAEAGYREVVLTGIHVGMYGSDLTARTNFEELLRIILADGEGPRLRMGSLEPREVTDSLIELAASNPRVAPHFHIPMQSGSDAILKAMGRPYDSVFFAERVSAVRKALPLAAIGTDILTGFPGEQENLFAESRLLVETLPLTYLHVFPYSPRPGTPAAGFPDTVPVETARQRSSVLRNIGEDKHRHFARSLRGHTLELIVERSRDRKTDRLKGLTGNYQTLFLDGPDSLLSRQISVLVTDTDVNACLEGTLIP, encoded by the coding sequence ATGAAAGGTGAAGGAAAACCTTCCTTCTGTAATCCCATGCCCCTTTTCTTCATCACCACCCTTGGCTGCAAGGTCAACCAGCAGGAATCCGATGCCATAGCTGCCTGCCTTGAGTCCGCAGGCTGGCAGAAAACATCCAAAATCAGGGAAGCATCCATCCTTATCCTGAATACCTGCACGGTTACGGGCAAGGCGGCAGCCCACTGCAGACAGCAGATCCGCAAAATGGTGCAGCATAATCCCACAGCCCTTTTCATGGTAACCGGGTGCTGCGCCCAAACCGAAGGGGAAGCCCTTGCCGCCATGGAAGGGGTGGATCACGTTATTCCCCATAAGGATAAACACCGCATACCGGAACTCTTGTACGCCTACAGGGAAGGCCAGCCCCTTGCCTATCCCTCCTGCCATGATGAAACGGCCTGCGAGGAAACCCTTTTCATGGATATCCCCGCCCCTGCAAGGGACATGGGACGGACCCGTGCCTTTCTGAAAATCCAGGATGGGTGCAATGCCTTCTGCACCTACTGCATCGTTCCCTATGCCAGAGGCCGCAGCCGCAGTCTCAGCCCGGACAGGGTGGTACAAAAAATAAGGGATCTGGCAGAAGCAGGCTACAGGGAGGTGGTACTGACGGGTATTCATGTAGGCATGTATGGCTCAGACCTCACTGCCCGCACCAATTTTGAAGAACTGCTCAGGATAATCCTTGCCGACGGGGAGGGTCCGAGGCTCCGGATGGGCTCTCTGGAACCCAGAGAGGTCACGGACAGCCTCATCGAACTGGCCGCTTCCAACCCCCGCGTTGCTCCCCACTTTCATATTCCCATGCAGAGCGGATCGGATGCCATTCTCAAAGCCATGGGCAGACCCTATGACAGCGTTTTTTTTGCAGAAAGGGTTTCCGCGGTTCGAAAGGCCCTGCCCCTGGCTGCCATCGGCACGGATATTCTAACGGGCTTTCCCGGAGAGCAGGAGAATCTTTTTGCCGAAAGCCGTCTTCTTGTGGAAACACTTCCCCTCACCTACCTCCACGTATTCCCCTACTCTCCCCGACCCGGCACCCCCGCCGCCGGTTTTCCGGATACCGTACCCGTAGAAACAGCCAGACAACGCAGTTCCGTACTCCGGAACATTGGCGAAGACAAACACCGTCATTTTGCAAGAAGTCTTCGCGGCCATACCCTGGAACTTATTGTTGAACGCAGCAGAGACCGGAAAACAGACCGGCTCAAAGGCCTCACCGGTAACTACCAGACCCTTTTTCTGGATGGTCCGGACAGTCTCCTGAGCCGTCAAATTTCCGTTCTGGTCACAGATACGGACGTCAATGCCTGCCTTGAAGGCACCCTTATCCCCTGA
- a CDS encoding SDR family oxidoreductase, translating into MEGKNGSLRFDDQVVLITGAGGGLGRAYAMAYARRGARVVVNDIGATRRGDGHSDGPAASVVEEIRAMGGEAFANTDSVADPVGGESMVAAAVAQYGRLDILVNNAGNLRDVSLARMQPEDWDAILDVHLKGAFCVTAPAFRIMKDQNYGRILFTTSAAGLYGNFGQTHYAAAKMGLVGLMQSLCIEGRKNGIQANVVAPLAASRMTEDLLPPEVLENMDPATVAPLVLWLTSSACTESGSIVNMGLGCLNRVQLVTGRGVRFDATTPLQPEAIARMWGDVLDMKDARPFPDMNAFILGLFS; encoded by the coding sequence ATGGAAGGAAAGAATGGCTCGCTTCGTTTTGACGATCAGGTGGTGCTGATCACCGGGGCCGGTGGCGGACTGGGGCGGGCCTATGCCATGGCCTATGCCCGGCGGGGTGCACGGGTGGTGGTGAATGACATTGGTGCCACAAGAAGGGGAGACGGGCATTCCGATGGTCCGGCGGCCTCCGTTGTGGAGGAAATCCGTGCCATGGGCGGAGAGGCTTTTGCCAACACGGATTCCGTGGCGGATCCGGTGGGCGGAGAATCCATGGTGGCTGCGGCGGTGGCGCAGTACGGCCGTCTGGATATTCTGGTGAACAATGCGGGTAATCTCAGGGATGTGAGCCTTGCCCGGATGCAACCCGAAGACTGGGATGCTATTCTTGACGTGCACCTGAAGGGGGCTTTTTGTGTAACAGCCCCGGCTTTCCGCATCATGAAAGATCAAAATTACGGCCGTATCCTGTTTACGACTTCCGCAGCAGGATTGTACGGCAACTTCGGGCAGACCCATTATGCTGCCGCCAAAATGGGACTGGTGGGCCTGATGCAGTCTCTTTGCATAGAAGGCAGAAAGAACGGTATTCAGGCCAATGTGGTTGCACCGCTGGCGGCATCCCGCATGACCGAAGATCTCCTGCCTCCTGAGGTACTGGAAAACATGGACCCTGCCACAGTGGCACCCCTGGTGCTCTGGCTGACCTCTTCCGCATGCACGGAAAGCGGCAGCATCGTTAACATGGGACTTGGCTGCCTGAACCGGGTGCAGCTGGTCACGGGACGGGGTGTGCGCTTTGATGCTACAACACCCCTGCAGCCCGAAGCCATAGCCCGCATGTGGGGTGATGTATTGGATATGAAGGATGCCCGGCCTTTTCCTGACATGAATGCGTTCATTCTGGGCCTTTTCTCCTGA
- a CDS encoding TRAP transporter large permease, which produces MATIMLTTMIVLLLLGFPMMIPLIVGAIIGFYITFDGFSQMNILIQQLMGGIRPTALIAVPMFIFAAEIMTRGHSAERLVNMVMAFIGHIKGGLAVSTAASCTLFGAVSGSTQATVVAVGSPLRPRMLEAGYKDSFTLALIINSSDIAFLIPPSIGMILYGIISGTSIGELFIAGIGPGLLILLLFSIYCVIYAIIKKVPTEPRSTWKERAIAVKEALWPLGFPVIIVGGIYGGIFSPTEAAAVCVLYAIILEFLIFRVLFIPDLFKIAKSTGLITAVVFILVAVGNGFSWILSFAHIPQNLLATIGINEAGPYTVMFAIAVAFFIACMFVDPIVVILILTPIFAPAVANAGLDPVLVGVLITLMVAIGSATPPFGCDIFTAIAIFKRPYWEVIKGTPPFIAILISAGVLITLFPQIALFLRDMAFR; this is translated from the coding sequence ATGGCAACAATTATGCTCACAACCATGATTGTGTTGCTGCTGCTGGGTTTTCCCATGATGATCCCCCTGATTGTGGGGGCTATTATCGGATTTTACATCACCTTTGACGGTTTTTCCCAGATGAACATTCTGATTCAGCAGCTTATGGGAGGTATACGGCCCACGGCCCTCATCGCCGTACCCATGTTCATTTTTGCCGCTGAGATCATGACAAGAGGCCACTCCGCAGAGAGGCTTGTCAACATGGTCATGGCTTTCATCGGGCATATCAAGGGTGGACTTGCCGTCAGCACGGCCGCTTCCTGCACTCTTTTCGGGGCTGTATCCGGTTCCACTCAGGCAACGGTGGTGGCCGTAGGGTCTCCGCTACGCCCCAGGATGCTGGAAGCAGGCTATAAAGACTCCTTTACGCTGGCACTGATCATCAATTCCAGCGATATTGCCTTTCTCATTCCCCCCAGCATCGGCATGATTCTCTATGGTATTATTTCCGGTACTTCCATCGGCGAACTGTTCATTGCCGGGATCGGACCCGGCCTGCTGATTCTTCTTCTCTTTTCCATTTACTGCGTCATCTATGCCATCATCAAGAAAGTTCCTACGGAGCCCAGATCCACATGGAAAGAACGGGCCATCGCCGTCAAGGAAGCCCTCTGGCCCCTGGGCTTTCCCGTTATCATTGTGGGCGGCATCTATGGCGGCATTTTCAGCCCCACGGAAGCAGCCGCCGTCTGCGTTCTGTACGCCATCATTCTTGAATTTCTCATTTTCCGGGTTCTTTTCATTCCGGATCTCTTCAAAATAGCCAAATCCACAGGACTGATTACAGCCGTAGTCTTTATCCTGGTGGCTGTTGGCAACGGCTTTTCGTGGATTCTTTCCTTTGCCCACATTCCCCAGAATCTTCTCGCCACCATCGGCATTAACGAGGCCGGACCCTATACGGTAATGTTTGCCATTGCTGTGGCCTTTTTCATTGCCTGCATGTTTGTGGATCCCATTGTGGTCATCCTGATACTTACCCCCATCTTTGCCCCTGCCGTGGCCAATGCCGGACTGGATCCCGTACTGGTGGGCGTTCTCATTACCCTGATGGTGGCCATCGGTTCGGCAACACCACCCTTTGGCTGTGATATTTTTACGGCCATCGCCATTTTCAAACGACCCTACTGGGAGGTGATCAAGGGAACGCCACCGTTTATAGCCATCCTGATTTCAGCCGGTGTTCTCATCACCCTCTTTCCCCAGATCGCCCTTTTTCTGAGAGACATGGCTTTCCGGTAA
- a CDS encoding TRAP transporter small permease → MSKKKEKPGLSGIPGRIDRWMNHIEAFILSTSVLLMVVNTVANVIGRFFFGESLFFSEEVNRILIVMITFAGIGYAARHGRHIRMSAFYDILPVRARRILMVCIASFTSLIMLFLAYFSVGYIASVYNTGRVLPTMGFPLYFIYLWVPLGFTITAIQYALTALKNAVSKKAYLAVNVEDGYEDME, encoded by the coding sequence ATGTCTAAAAAAAAAGAAAAACCCGGCCTATCCGGTATTCCGGGACGCATTGATCGGTGGATGAATCACATCGAAGCCTTTATTCTCAGCACCAGCGTCCTCCTGATGGTCGTCAACACCGTTGCCAATGTCATTGGCCGCTTTTTCTTCGGTGAAAGTCTTTTCTTTTCCGAAGAAGTCAACCGCATTCTCATTGTCATGATCACCTTTGCAGGCATCGGCTATGCAGCCCGCCACGGACGTCATATCCGCATGTCCGCATTCTATGACATACTGCCTGTACGTGCCCGGAGAATACTGATGGTATGCATTGCGTCCTTCACCTCTCTGATCATGCTCTTTCTGGCATATTTCTCCGTTGGTTATATAGCCAGCGTCTACAACACAGGCCGCGTACTGCCCACCATGGGCTTCCCTCTCTACTTCATTTACCTCTGGGTTCCCCTGGGCTTCACCATCACTGCCATTCAGTATGCACTCACCGCTCTGAAAAATGCCGTATCCAAAAAAGCCTATCTGGCCGTCAATGTGGAAGACGGCTACGAGGACATGGAGTAA
- the ilvC gene encoding ketol-acid reductoisomerase: MKNYFSALSFRDKVKQLGQCRFMDPSEFNGVEKLKGKKIVIVGCGAQGFNQGMNLRDSGLDVTYALRDEEISEKLLPWKLASENSFAYGTYEDVIPKGDLVLNLTPDKYHTPVVSRVMPLMKKGACLSYSHGFNIVEEGMKIREDITVIMVAPKSPGSEVRAEYVRGFGVPTLIAVHEENDPNGDGLEIAKAYCAGTGGDRAGVLLSSFVAEVKSDLMGEQTILCGMLQSGSLLCFDKMVEKGVDGAYAARLVQKGWEVTTEALKHGGITNMMDRLSNPAKVKAFELAEELKDIMRPLYEKHMDDILEGAFSETMMKDWANNDHDLLKWRAETGETAFEKCPIQEKDIPEQEYFDHGILMIAMVKAGVELAFEIMTEAGMKPESAYYESLHETPLIANTIARNKLYEMNVVISDTAEYGNYLFTQACVPLLKDFMVKVDTDVIGKGLSSTDNTVDNKKLIAINDAIRNHPVEEIGRTLRYFMTNMQAI, encoded by the coding sequence ATGAAAAATTATTTTTCCGCCCTTTCTTTCCGTGACAAGGTCAAGCAGCTGGGACAGTGCCGTTTTATGGATCCTTCCGAGTTCAACGGCGTGGAGAAGCTGAAAGGTAAAAAAATTGTTATCGTGGGCTGCGGTGCCCAGGGCTTTAATCAGGGTATGAACCTTCGGGATAGCGGTCTGGATGTGACCTATGCCCTGCGGGACGAAGAAATCAGCGAAAAGCTGCTTCCCTGGAAGCTGGCTTCTGAAAACAGCTTTGCCTATGGCACCTATGAAGATGTCATACCCAAAGGCGATCTCGTTCTCAACCTTACCCCGGACAAATACCATACTCCTGTGGTTTCCCGCGTGATGCCCCTGATGAAAAAAGGTGCCTGTCTTTCCTATTCCCATGGTTTCAATATTGTGGAAGAGGGCATGAAAATCCGTGAAGATATTACCGTTATCATGGTAGCTCCCAAATCTCCGGGCTCTGAAGTCCGTGCGGAGTATGTGCGTGGTTTCGGAGTTCCCACTCTTATTGCCGTGCATGAGGAAAATGACCCCAATGGCGACGGACTTGAGATTGCCAAGGCGTATTGCGCTGGTACGGGTGGAGACCGGGCGGGTGTTCTGCTTTCTTCCTTTGTGGCGGAAGTAAAGTCCGATCTTATGGGCGAGCAGACCATTCTCTGCGGTATGCTGCAGTCCGGTTCTCTGCTTTGTTTTGATAAGATGGTGGAAAAGGGTGTGGACGGTGCCTATGCCGCCAGACTGGTCCAGAAGGGCTGGGAAGTTACCACGGAAGCCCTGAAGCATGGTGGTATTACCAACATGATGGACAGGCTTTCCAATCCAGCCAAGGTCAAAGCCTTTGAACTGGCTGAAGAACTTAAAGATATTATGCGCCCGTTATATGAGAAGCACATGGATGATATTCTGGAGGGTGCATTTTCCGAAACCATGATGAAGGACTGGGCAAACAATGACCACGATCTTCTGAAGTGGCGTGCGGAAACCGGTGAAACCGCCTTTGAGAAGTGCCCCATTCAGGAAAAGGATATTCCTGAGCAGGAGTACTTTGATCACGGTATTCTCATGATTGCCATGGTGAAAGCCGGTGTTGAGCTTGCTTTTGAAATTATGACGGAAGCGGGTATGAAGCCGGAGTCCGCCTACTATGAGTCTCTCCATGAAACGCCGCTCATTGCCAATACCATTGCCCGTAACAAGCTTTATGAAATGAATGTGGTGATTTCGGATACGGCGGAATACGGTAACTATCTGTTCACTCAGGCCTGTGTGCCTCTGCTGAAGGATTTTATGGTAAAGGTGGATACGGATGTGATCGGCAAAGGCCTGAGTTCCACGGACAATACGGTGGATAACAAAAAGCTTATTGCCATCAACGATGCCATTCGCAATCATCCTGTAGAAGAAATTGGCCGGACCCTGCGTTATTTCATGACCAACATGCAGGCCATCTGA
- the mnmA gene encoding tRNA 2-thiouridine(34) synthase MnmA, protein MSPILVAVSGGIDSLVTARILQEQGHEIQAAHFLTGYQKTSVDEDMRILGQRLGCRVHVLDFSEIFRETVIKDFVDEYRTGRTPNPCLVCNPVIKFGALMDAAETMGCKAVATGHYARILDQDKDFPRLLRGKDPLKDQSYFLSQIPKERLGRILFPLGELTKEEVRNRAVQAGLQALSPEESQDICFLPDGKYGDFLEASGMLESRPGPITTRNGTVIGTHLGLHRYTVGQRRGLGCPGPAPYHVLRLDTANNRLVVGFREEMMAGECRVSAINWLIPEPEAPLSLTVKIRYRHQDVPATLYPENTRTARIRFHKPQAAVSPGQGAVFYLGDRVLGGGFIDSAHER, encoded by the coding sequence ATGAGTCCCATCCTTGTGGCCGTAAGCGGCGGTATCGACTCTCTGGTGACAGCCCGCATCTTGCAGGAGCAGGGCCATGAAATACAGGCCGCTCATTTTCTGACAGGGTATCAGAAAACTTCTGTGGATGAAGATATGCGGATTCTGGGCCAGAGGCTGGGATGCAGGGTCCACGTTCTCGATTTTTCAGAAATCTTCCGGGAAACGGTCATCAAGGATTTTGTGGACGAATACAGAACGGGTCGCACACCCAATCCATGCCTTGTATGCAACCCGGTCATCAAGTTCGGTGCCCTTATGGATGCAGCGGAAACCATGGGTTGCAAGGCCGTTGCCACGGGTCATTATGCCCGCATACTGGATCAGGACAAAGACTTCCCCCGTCTTTTACGCGGAAAGGATCCTCTGAAGGATCAATCCTATTTTCTCTCTCAGATACCAAAGGAACGCCTTGGCCGCATCCTTTTCCCTCTGGGAGAACTGACCAAAGAAGAAGTCAGAAACCGTGCTGTTCAGGCCGGCCTCCAGGCCCTTTCACCGGAAGAAAGTCAGGACATCTGTTTTCTGCCGGATGGAAAGTATGGAGATTTTCTGGAAGCATCCGGCATGCTGGAGTCACGGCCCGGCCCCATTACCACCCGTAACGGAACTGTCATTGGCACCCATCTTGGCCTGCATCGCTATACCGTAGGCCAGCGCAGAGGGCTTGGCTGTCCCGGTCCGGCACCCTACCACGTTCTCAGGCTGGATACGGCCAACAACCGTCTTGTGGTTGGCTTCCGAGAAGAAATGATGGCCGGAGAATGCCGGGTAAGTGCCATCAACTGGCTCATCCCGGAACCGGAAGCCCCCCTTTCCCTGACCGTAAAAATCCGCTACCGCCATCAGGATGTTCCGGCCACCCTTTACCCGGAAAACACTCGCACTGCCCGTATCCGTTTCCATAAACCCCAGGCGGCCGTAAGTCCCGGACAGGGCGCTGTCTTTTATCTGGGAGACCGGGTTCTTGGCGGTGGCTTTATTGATTCAGCCCATGAAAGGTGA
- a CDS encoding TRAP transporter substrate-binding protein, with protein MQLKKTSGILILLFALLFALTGCKSGNDAPESETTGSTWRYAHEEFEGDVQDVYAHKFKEYIEANSNHSIQIFRFGELGESDDIMEQTQAGILQFVNQSPGFTGSLIPEAQIFFIPYLMPVADEDVVRFFRTSVAINDMFTELYAEQGLELLSMYPEGEMVVTADTPVRSPEDFRGKNIRTMTNPLLAETYRAFGATPTPLPWGEVYGALQTNIIQGQENPIFWIQSGGLYEVSPNLIFTGHGWFTTAMMANQSFYQGLPGEDQQLIRDAAAHAFNYITEYIPGLGDRMLERILEAKPDVTVTRLSEEEQQTFRDRAPQVEQRFIEMTGERGARLLEQFKQDLDKVMQD; from the coding sequence ATGCAGTTAAAAAAAACATCCGGTATTCTTATTCTTCTTTTTGCCCTGCTTTTTGCCCTTACCGGCTGCAAAAGCGGCAATGATGCACCGGAATCTGAAACCACAGGATCCACATGGCGTTATGCCCACGAAGAGTTCGAAGGGGATGTACAGGACGTATATGCCCACAAATTCAAGGAATACATTGAAGCCAATTCCAATCACAGCATTCAGATTTTCCGGTTCGGAGAACTCGGCGAATCGGACGATATTATGGAACAGACTCAGGCGGGTATTCTTCAGTTTGTGAACCAGTCTCCCGGATTTACAGGCTCTTTGATTCCGGAAGCCCAGATTTTCTTCATACCCTACCTCATGCCCGTTGCGGATGAAGACGTTGTCCGTTTTTTCCGTACCAGTGTGGCCATCAATGACATGTTTACGGAACTGTATGCGGAACAGGGACTTGAGCTGCTTTCCATGTACCCGGAAGGAGAAATGGTCGTAACGGCGGACACACCTGTCCGCTCACCGGAAGATTTCCGGGGCAAAAACATCCGCACCATGACCAACCCTCTTCTGGCGGAAACCTACCGGGCCTTTGGAGCCACCCCAACACCCCTTCCCTGGGGAGAAGTCTACGGTGCACTTCAGACCAACATCATTCAGGGTCAGGAAAATCCCATATTCTGGATACAGTCAGGTGGCCTTTATGAAGTATCTCCCAACCTCATCTTCACCGGCCATGGCTGGTTTACAACGGCCATGATGGCCAATCAGTCCTTTTATCAGGGACTGCCCGGAGAAGATCAGCAACTCATCCGGGATGCGGCGGCCCATGCATTTAATTATATAACAGAATATATCCCGGGCCTTGGTGATCGCATGCTGGAAAGAATTCTTGAGGCCAAGCCCGATGTCACCGTTACCCGCCTTAGCGAAGAAGAACAGCAGACCTTCCGTGACAGAGCACCCCAGGTGGAGCAGCGCTTCATTGAGATGACGGGAGAACGTGGTGCCAGACTTCTGGAACAGTTCAAACAGGACCTCGATAAGGTCATGCAGGACTAG